The genomic region CTTACTACTGATTCTAATTACGCTTACCGGGCAAACAGTATTAAAACTAGCTAGCCGAGGTCTCTATTGGCTAGGTGCTAGAACGCTCTTTTTAAACTTGGCAGCTCACGATATTGACTATGCTGTTAAAAAATATTTACCGTTGTATACGCCAGTGACAATCATTGCGGTTTTAATAACAGGGATGTCGGCAATTATGTGGAATATACCAGCCTATACAAATACCACAAGTGCCAACAATGAGCGATTAGTGAATTTCATTTTGACAATCGGTTTATATTTAGGCGCCCCTTTGTTGATTGTTTTAGCAAATGTGTTGGCGACGATGTTAGTCGCAAAGGAGGATAATGACCAACAGATGCGCCAATTACAGTTGCTTGGTTTAACGCAACAACAGTTATTGCTGACACAACAATTGAACGTCGTAATCTTAGTAGGGGTTAGTCTTGTAGCGAGCCTACTTGCAGGGGGCTTAGTTTGGGGCTTGACGATTCATGTCGGGCGAACCATTTTGCACCAAGCGCCCATTTCAATGTCAGCTTTGCTGGCTGGACCGTTCTTGATGGCAAGTAGCATGTTTTGTTTACTAACGATTGTGAACGTATTCCGCGTTTATCATGGGAATTGGCTAACCAAAGAATAAAAAGACAGCTGTTGCTTTTTGCAACAGCTGTCTTTTATTTGTTTTGATTGAGAGTAAGGATATCCTGTGCCCAATCGCACCATTCTAATTCGGTGGCACAAACCATTAAGCGGCGTTTCAAGATGAGGTAGCGGCCCAAATTCTTCTGTTTTTCGATTGAATCTGTAATGGCGTCGTATTCTTGCGTTTTATGTTGGTATTGTTTTTGTGTTTTTTGGTAATGGTGACGGCGATCTTGAAGTAAAGAGGTGGCCTGTTCTTGGTTGAATAAAGCAATGACATACACTTTAGCTAAAAATTCGTCACGTTGAGTAGGGACGTTTGTTTCTTCTTGGAACCAGTCAGCAACTACGAGTTGCCCTTCAGGTGTTAAGTGATAAATTTTTTTTGCTTGTGAATGGCATCGGTTTCGACTGATACGTAGCCTTGTTCATGAAGTTTATTCAAAGCTGTATAAATTTGACTATGGTGTGCTTCCCAAAATAAATTAATATACTGCTTTAGCTCATAACCACTGCAAGGTTTACGAACTAACATACATAATAAAATATAGCTGAGTGTACTCATCTTGTTTCACCCTTTAATCAATTAATTATTGCCCAGTATAACATACTTTTCTTTCACAAACATGTCATTAATTCATGTCAAAAATTAGTGTCAAAATTGACACGTTTTAAAATCTAGTGTACTTTATATAAAGAGAAAGAGAGTGATATGTTAATGGAGAATCAAAATAAAGGGCTGCGATCAGCGTATGCCTTAGCTTTTACGTGTATGGTCGCTTTTATGGGGATTGGCTTAGTTGATCCGATTTTAAAAACCATCGCGGTTAAATTGAACGCGACACCTGCGCAAACAACGCTATTATTTACGAGTTATATGTTGGTGACAGGGATTATTATGTTATTTACCGGTTTTATTTCGACTAGAATTGGTGCCAAAAGAACAATTAGTATCGGTTTAATTATTATTGTATTATTTGCCGCTTTGGCAGGTCGTTCACAGACAATCTCACAATTAATTTCGTTGCGGGCCGGTTGGGGCTTTGGAAACGCATTGTTCTTATCGACGGCGTTAACGGCAATTGTCAGTGTGATGCCTGAAAAAACGGAACAAGCCATTATGTTATACGAAGGTTCAATGGGAATCGGAATGGCAGTTGGTCCGTTAGTCGGTGGGGCGCTGGGGAGTTTTTCTTGGCGTTTTCCGTTTTATGGCGTAGCAATCTTAATGTTTGTCGCTGCGATGACGATTGTCTTTTTATTAGAACCAATTGCCAAACCAGTTAAAAAAGCGCGCTTTTTTGCCGGCGCGGTTGCCTTAAAAAATCATCGCCTCCGCTCAATCGGAATTATTGCATTGTTGTATAACTTTGGCTTCTTTACAATTTTAGCGTACGCACCCTTTTTATTAGTTGGGCTCACTGAAATGCAAGTCGGGTTTGTTTTCTTTGGCTGGGGAATCTTACTCGCCATTGCGTCCGTTTTTGTGGCACCTCGCTTAGAACAAAAAACGAATACGTTAATGACATTGTTGATTGGGTTGGGCTTTTTCCTCGTTTGCTTAGTAGTGATTGGGATTAATGCTGATCAACCAGTCCTAGTGGCCTTTGGCGTGATCATCGCTGGCTTCTTCCAAGGCTTAGTCAATACGCTCTTAACAACGGTTGCGATGGAAAATAAGACGATTGAACGTAGTGTCGCATCGTCTGCCTACAGTTTCATTCGGTTTACCGGTGGGGCCATTGCGCCTTTTGTCGCTGGTAAAATTGCTGAAAAATGGTCAGCTCACTGGACATTTTACTTCGCAGGCTTGATGATATTAATAGGGATTTTATTCGTTCTTCGCAATCAACAGTATTTCATAACGGCGGAGGAAGAAGAAAAAGAAATCGAAATGATCGACGGTAAAGAATTACTATAAATTGAAGACCCTTCAGTTAGTGTTATCTAACTGAAGGGTCTTTTTTGATGTCCAAACGGTTCAGATTTTAAAAAGGCAGAAAGAATGAAGCGCAATTTTTTGACAACGCTTTCTTGAGCTTGATAACATTAAAATGTAATATAAATGATAAGGAGTGGATATGATGAAGAAGCAATTATTGAAATGGACCATCGTTGGCTTTTGTTCAGTATTAGGTGTGACAGCATTAGGTGCCGGACAAGTTAGCGCACACGGGTATATCACATCCCCAGGTAGTCGAGCGTATTTAGGTAGTAATGCGTTCACAAATGATACCGGTCAAAAACCATTGAACACCAATGTTGGTCAAGTTCAATACGAGCCACAAAGTATTGAAGCCCCTAAGAATACATTTATCGATGGAAAATTAGCGAGTGCTAATATCAGTTCATTTTCGAATCTTGATGAACAAACGAGTACGAGATGGCATCAAAATCAAGTTAAATCAGGCGCATTAACGATTAAGTGGCACTTAACGGCACAACATAAAACAAGTACGTGGGATTACTACTTAACCCGCCCAGGTTGGAATCCAAATCAACCGCTAAGTATTTTAAACTTTGAAAAGATTACTTCGATTGATGATCAAGGAAAGTTACCAGCCAAAGATGTTGCACAGACGATTAATATTCCAACCGACAGAAGTGGCTATAATGTGCTGCTGGGTGTTTGGAATATTTCGGATACAGCAAACGCATTCTATCAAGCGGTGGATTTAAATATTACGAAGTAAGGAAATTGGGGTTATTAAGAACAAAGTGTGACAATTGTTTAAAAAAGAAATCAGAAAAGGCCGAGCAGTTATCTGCTCAGCCTTTTTTCGTCTATCTTATTTAATCTTTCGTTGGTGTCTCATACGTAAAGCCTTCTCCTAGCGCTTCATGGACGTCAATAATTGAAATGAAGGCTGTAGGGTCTTGGTGTTCAATAATTCTTTTGAGGTGGGCCACTTCGCTAGCGCTGACGACACAATAAATCATTTGACGCGATTGGTGTGAATAACCACCTTCAGCGTGTAAGAAAGTCACGCCCCGACCGGTTTGAGTCATGATTTGATCGGCAATCTTTTGATAGTGATCACTGACGACTAACAAGCCTTTGGCCGCATAGGTCCCTTCGAGTGTAAAGTTAACGACGCGGGAGAAAACGTACGATGCGATTAGGGTATACATCATGTGTTCGATATCGAGGTAACTGAGAGAAGCTGTTAAAACAAAAATATCAAAAATTAATAGGGAGCGTCCCATTTGAACACCACGCCGTTTTTCAATAATCCTAGCAATCACATCACTACCACCGGTTGTTCCACCGTAGCGGTAGATGATACCACTACCAAAGCCACCACACAAACCAGCAAGTAGCGCGGCGATAAAAATATCATGGTTTAAGTTAATGGTGACAGGAACTCGTTGCCAAATCCATAAGAAGACGGACATCATGACGGTACCGTAAATTGTATAGGCTAAGGCGCGTTTACCTAAAAATTTGTACCCAAGAATTACTAACGGGATATTTAAAATTAAAGTTGTATAGGCTGGATCAATATGAAGCCAATAGCGCACAATTAAGGTAATCCCGGTTAAGCCGCCTTCAGCTAAATGATTTTGAATGTTAATCGTAATCAAACCAAAGGCGTAAATCGCACAACCAATGGCAATCGCGATTAAATCACGAAGAGTGGTGGTCAAATTTGTTTTTTGTGTCATTTGTCATTCCCCCTTACTGTGGTACCTACTATTAAATATAGCACGGAATCGCTGTCATGACTAAGCCAATTAAGTTTAGCAAAGGATTGTGGTATGATAAATGGATAAAATGATGTACCAATAGTGATTAGATAAGAGGTTGAATAAATGAAATTAACGACTTTTGCGCCCGAATTTGCAGAAGCACTGCCAATCCTAGAACAAATTGAAGCAGCTGGTTTTGAGGCTTACTTTGTTGGGGGGAGTGTCCGTGATAATTTATTGGGCTTACCAATTCATGATGTTGATATTGCGACATCTGCCTATCCAGCTGAAATCAAACAAATTTTTAAACGGACTGTCGATACTGGGATTCAACATGGCACGGTCATGATTTTAGACCATGGCAATGGCTACGAAGTGACAACTTTTAGAACGGAAACCGGGTATCAAGATTTCCGGCGGCCTGATTCAGTAACGTTTGTCCGCTCGTTGGAAGAGGATTTGAAACGGCGTGACTTTACCATTAACGCCTTAGCGATGCGCGCAGATGGTGAAATCATCGATCTTTTTGACGGCATTGCTGATTTGAAGGCGCATAAAATTCGTGCGGTCGGTGTCGCCGATGAACGTTTCCATGAAGATGCACTACGGATGATGCGGGCAGTTCGGTTTGAGAGCCAACTCGGTTTTTCAGTGACTGAAACCACGCAAGCCGCTATTGAAAAGCACGCTGCCTTGCTTGAAAAAATTGCGATTGAACGCATTCACGTTGAATTTATGAAGTTGATGCAAGGGATTGAACGGCAAAATGGGTTACGGACGTTTATTGACACGGGCTTATATCGATATTGCCCGGATTTAGCTGATCAATTACCGGCTTTGGAACAATTGACGGCCTTACCAACGGAACAATTACATGATGAAAGTGCGGTTTGGTTAGTGGTGACCTATTTACTCGGGCAAACACCCGCACAAGCTGGCCGTTTTTTGAAGCATTGGAAGAGTGCTAATGATGTGATTGATGCGGTTAAAGCCGGTTTGGTCTTACTCCCTAAATTATTGACGGCAACTGCCGACCAATGGGACCTTTATCAAGCTGGTCAATCGGTGTTAGTGATTAGTCTGCAAATCGCACAATTGGTGACGACTGCGACAATTCCAACTGCTGACTGGTTAGAACGCTATGATCGGTTACAAATTAAGCAAAAAGCCGATTTAGCGATTAATGGTCAAATATTGATGCAAAATGGCTTCCAACCAGGGCCTATTTTAGGCAAAACACTAGCTATTTTAGAACGGAAAGTGGTCCTAGACGAGT from Latilactobacillus sakei subsp. sakei DSM 20017 = JCM 1157 harbors:
- a CDS encoding PadR family transcriptional regulator; its protein translation is MSTLSYILLCMLVRKPCSGYELKQYINLFWEAHHSQIYTALNKLHEQGYVSVETDAIHKQKKFIT
- a CDS encoding MFS transporter, with the protein product MENQNKGLRSAYALAFTCMVAFMGIGLVDPILKTIAVKLNATPAQTTLLFTSYMLVTGIIMLFTGFISTRIGAKRTISIGLIIIVLFAALAGRSQTISQLISLRAGWGFGNALFLSTALTAIVSVMPEKTEQAIMLYEGSMGIGMAVGPLVGGALGSFSWRFPFYGVAILMFVAAMTIVFLLEPIAKPVKKARFFAGAVALKNHRLRSIGIIALLYNFGFFTILAYAPFLLVGLTEMQVGFVFFGWGILLAIASVFVAPRLEQKTNTLMTLLIGLGFFLVCLVVIGINADQPVLVAFGVIIAGFFQGLVNTLLTTVAMENKTIERSVASSAYSFIRFTGGAIAPFVAGKIAEKWSAHWTFYFAGLMILIGILFVLRNQQYFITAEEEEKEIEMIDGKELL
- a CDS encoding lytic polysaccharide monooxygenase, which codes for MKKQLLKWTIVGFCSVLGVTALGAGQVSAHGYITSPGSRAYLGSNAFTNDTGQKPLNTNVGQVQYEPQSIEAPKNTFIDGKLASANISSFSNLDEQTSTRWHQNQVKSGALTIKWHLTAQHKTSTWDYYLTRPGWNPNQPLSILNFEKITSIDDQGKLPAKDVAQTINIPTDRSGYNVLLGVWNISDTANAFYQAVDLNITK
- a CDS encoding YitT family protein; the protein is MTQKTNLTTTLRDLIAIAIGCAIYAFGLITINIQNHLAEGGLTGITLIVRYWLHIDPAYTTLILNIPLVILGYKFLGKRALAYTIYGTVMMSVFLWIWQRVPVTINLNHDIFIAALLAGLCGGFGSGIIYRYGGTTGGSDVIARIIEKRRGVQMGRSLLIFDIFVLTASLSYLDIEHMMYTLIASYVFSRVVNFTLEGTYAAKGLLVVSDHYQKIADQIMTQTGRGVTFLHAEGGYSHQSRQMIYCVVSASEVAHLKRIIEHQDPTAFISIIDVHEALGEGFTYETPTKD
- a CDS encoding CCA tRNA nucleotidyltransferase, with translation MKLTTFAPEFAEALPILEQIEAAGFEAYFVGGSVRDNLLGLPIHDVDIATSAYPAEIKQIFKRTVDTGIQHGTVMILDHGNGYEVTTFRTETGYQDFRRPDSVTFVRSLEEDLKRRDFTINALAMRADGEIIDLFDGIADLKAHKIRAVGVADERFHEDALRMMRAVRFESQLGFSVTETTQAAIEKHAALLEKIAIERIHVEFMKLMQGIERQNGLRTFIDTGLYRYCPDLADQLPALEQLTALPTEQLHDESAVWLVVTYLLGQTPAQAGRFLKHWKSANDVIDAVKAGLVLLPKLLTATADQWDLYQAGQSVLVISLQIAQLVTTATIPTADWLERYDRLQIKQKADLAINGQILMQNGFQPGPILGKTLAILERKVVLDELPNTTEALLKAAK